A window of the Brassica oleracea var. oleracea cultivar TO1000 chromosome C1, BOL, whole genome shotgun sequence genome harbors these coding sequences:
- the LOC106313982 gene encoding MACPF domain-containing protein At4g24290: MALRLPASKAAEFAIGSIGCGYDLAIDVRLKYCKESRLLDIQDGDDTREIVLPGGITIPNVSKSIKCDKGERMRFRSDVLSFQQMTEQFNQELSLAGKIPSGHFNALFEFSGCWQKDAAYTKNLAFDGIFISFYSVALDKSQMLLREHVKQAVPSTWDPAALARFIDTYGTHIVVGVKMGGKDVIYAKQQHSSKLQPDDLQKRLKEVADKRFIEASGVQNIASDRIHPTSKVEAKEQRLRFADTNSLGSYANKEDIFFMCKRRGGNDNRNLTHNDWLHTVQTEPDAISMSLIPITSLLNGCPGSGFLSHAINLYLRYKPPISELHQFLEFQLPRQWAPVFSELPLGPQRKQQSCASLQFSFFGPKLFVNTTPVDVGKRPITGMRLYLEGRRSNRLAIHLQHLSSLPKIFQLEDAPNTTMRHDSHDRRYYEKVNWKNYSHVCTSPVESEDDLAVVTGAQFLVESHGFKNVLFLRLSFSKVVGTMLAKNYEWDEAVGFAPKSGLISTLISHHFTAPQKQPPPRPADVNINSAIYPGGPPVPAQAPKLLKFVDTSEMTRGPQESPGYWVVSGARLLVEKGKISLKVKYSLLTAIMEDEAMEETYEG; this comes from the exons ATGGCACTTCGTCTACCAGCTTCTAAAGCAGCTGAATTTGCGATTGGTTCAATCGGCTGCGGTTATGATTTAGCTATTGATGTACGCTTGAAGTATTGCAAAGAATCACGGTTGCTCGACATTCAAGACGGTGACGACACTCGCGAGATTGTGTTACCTGGTGGAATCACTATCCCTAACGTTTCGAAGTCTATCAAATGCGATAAAGGAGAGCGCATGAGGTTTAGGTCTGATGTTCTTTCTTTCCAACAG ATGACAGAGCAGTTCAACCAAGAACTGTCTTTGGCTGGTAAAATCCCATCAGGTCACTTCAACGCATTGTTTGAGTTCTCTGGCTGTTGGCAGAAAGATGCTGCCTACACCAAGAACCTTGCCTTTGATGGCATTTTCATCTCTTTTTACTCGGTTGCTTTGGACAAATCTCAAATGTTGCTACGTGAGCATGTTAAGCAGGCTGTTCCATCAACATGGGATCCCGCTGCATTGGCTAG GTTTATAGATACTTATGGGACGCATATAGTTGTTGGTGTTAAGATGGGTGGGAAAGATGTGATTTATGCTAAACAGCAACACTCGTCGAAACTTCAGCCTGATGATCTCCAGAAAAGGTTGAAAGAAGTGGCTGATAAGAGGTTTATAGAAGCTAGTGGAGTCCAGAACATAGCTTCAGATAGAATCCATCCAACTAGTAAG GTGGAAGCAAAGGAGCAGCGCCTGAGATTTGCAGATACCAATTCACTGGGCTCTTATGCAAATAAAGAG GACATTTTCTTCATGTGCAAAAGGAGAGGTGGAAACGATAATAGAAATCTAACGCATAACGATTGGCTACATACAGTTCAGACAGAGCCTGATGCTATCTCCATGTCTTTGATTCCAATAACTTCTTTGCTTAATGGATGTCCAGGAAGTGGTTTCTTGAGCCACGCCATTAATCTCTATTTAAGAT ATAAGCCACCGATCTCAGAGCTACATCAGTTTTTAGAGTTTCAGCTACCAAGGCAGTGGGCTCCAGTGTTTAGTGAACTTCCTCTTGGTCCTCAAAGGAAGCAGCAAAGTTGTGCGTCTCTGCAGTTCAGTTTCTTTGGACCTAAGCTATTTGTGAATACCACTCCG GTTGATGTTGGGAAGAGACCAATCACTGGCATGCGGCTCTACCTAGAAGGACGAAGAAGCAACCGCTTAGCGATTCATTTGCAACACCTCTCCTCTCTCCCCAAAATATTCCAGCTCGAAGACGCTCCAAACACAACGATGCGGCACGATTCCCACGACCGTCGATACTACGAGAAAGTAAACTGGAAGAACTACTCCCACGTCTGCACATCACCAGTCGAGTCAGAAGACGACCTCGCGGTGGTAACAGGCGCTCAGTTTCTCGTCGAAAGCCACGGATTCAAGAACGTGCTCTTCCTTCGCCTTAGTTTCTCCAAAGTCGTGGGAACGATGCTCGCCAAGAACTACGAGTGGGATGAAGCGGTGGGGTTTGCTCCGAAGTCGGGACTCATCTCGACGCTGATAAGCCATCACTTCACCGCGCCGCAGAAACAACCGCCGCCGCGTCCTGCGGATGTGAATATAAACTCTGCTATCTACCCTGGCGGACCGCCCGTGCCCGCGCAAGCTCCAAAGCTTTTGAAGTTTGTGGATACGAGTGAGATGACGAGAGGGCCGCAGGAGTCGCCAGGGTATTGGGTTGTGTCGGGTGCGAGGTTGTTGGTGGAGAAGGGGAAAATCTCGTTGAAGGTGAAGTATTCCTTGTTGACTGCGATAATGGAAGATGAAGCGATGGAGGAAACATATGAAGGTTGA